The DNA sequence TGTTTGTTTATAAGACTTTACCAAACCAATTTAGTTTAGTGTCAAGAAAGACCAGTATATACAGGTAGACACAAAAATAGGTTGTTTCATGTCTATATTCTAATATCAAAGATTCAGGCCATTTATCGGATAAATTAACAGACATCACTTGGTCACACAGATACTGCTGGATTTCGATGGACGTCAAGTCTTTATATTCTTCAATCCCACATATTATGGGTTTGAGAGCTATAGCAGAAACACTCACTACGTCACACCAATACACATAAGATTTTATAGATTTATTGACCTTGGAATTTCTTcttatgcacaattttttttaactttgatggGTATTATTACCTCCAGAGATGACCGCTATGGGGGCATCTTTTGCCCCCACCTATGCCATCCTATATATATGGGTTACAGGAGCGGTCTTGCATCCTAggattcctgttacagttagagctgcagtatttctggtcaggtgatctcttcctgttacagttagagctgcagtatttctggtcaggtgatctcttcctgttacagttagagctgcagtgtttctggtcaggtgatctcttcctgttacagttagagctgcagtatttctggtcaggtgatctcttcctgttacagttagagctgcagtatttctggtcaggtgatcttttcctgttacagttagagctgcagtatttctggtcaggtgatctcttcctgttacagttagagctgcagtatttctggtcaggtgatctcttcctgttacagttagagctgcagtatttctggtcaggtgatctcttcctgttacagttagagctgcagtatttctggtcaggtgatctcttcctgttacagttagagctgcagtatttctggtcaggtgatctctccctgttacagttagagctgcagtatttctggtcaggtgatctctccctgttacagttagagctgcagtatttctggtcaggtgatctcttcctgttacagttagagctgcagtatttctggtcaggtgatctctccctgttacagttagagctgcagtatttctggtcaggtgatctctccctgttacagttagagctgcagtatttctggtcaggtgatctcttcctgttacagttagagctgcagtatttctggtcaggtgatctcttcctgttacagttagagctgcagtatttctagtcaggtgatctcttcctgttacagttagagttgcagtatttctggtcaggtgatctcttcctgttacagttagagctgcagtatttctggtcaggtgatctcttcctgttacagttagagctgcagtatttttggtcagctgttctctgaggcagcacacagaccatcattgaatgggggttcaaggcaagagatggaaaaggacaatatttacttaaatatatattccagtttgataagattctttaaaggggttgttcacctttaatttaactgttagtatgatgtagagacagaTATTcctagacaatttgcagttggttttcattttttattatttataaaaagttatttagctttttattcaacagctctccagtttgtggtttcagcaatctggttgctagagtccaaattcccctagcaaccacacactgatttgaataggagactgtaATATTCAAAgggaaaatttgaagtaaaaaaattagaattttgagctattttttgtgtactttgactagggaatagtccaaattcgatttgattctttaaaaatttgacttcaacaaatcaccatctaaaacctgccgaattgcttttttagcctatggggaacctcctagaacccatatggtggattggtggactttgaaaaatcaatgttttttttttaaaaaagaaactttgagtctaattcgatcgaatacgatgtttCCTTGATTTCTTATGATTCGATTTCAaacgaaaacggcctattcacccacTCAAAGAAACTCCCTTTACtttgatatttgacccttgataaaactgcccctaagtatcaataacaatacatagctttacagagtatttgtttttagatggggtcagtgaccccttttttgaaagccagaaagagtcagaagaagaagccaaataattaaaaaaactataaaaaataaacaatgaagactaattgaaaagttgcttagaattggccattctataatatactaaatgttaatttaaaggtgaaccaccccttaaatatgccacttaatttgatataaactatctgttgctcaagtattcattttgcgggtatagttttcttttaagctttagttgtctttaaaggggttgttcacctttgagttaatgtttagtatgatgtagagagggacattctgagacaatttgcaattggttttcattttttattatttgtggtttttgacttttttagctttttattcagcagctctccagttgtaGTAGTCTGGTTGCTtaggtgcaaattcccctagcaaccatgcactgatttaaacgaGAGTGGAATATAAATTAGAGAgggactgaagagaaagatgaataatcaaaagtggcaataacaataaatgtgtagccttacagagtatttactttttaggtggggtcagtgaccccccccatttgaaagcttgaaaaagtcagatgatgaaggcaaataattttaaaactttaaaaaataaatagtgaggACCAATGGTAAAGTTGTTCGggtcttcgggtcttttcgtcacttcaggacttcaatttggttttttgtgacttcgggtctttttgccgcttcaggatttcatttaattttttctagtaatttcgggtcttttcgtcacttcaggacttcaatttagttttttttgtgacttcgggtcttttcgtcacttcaggacttcaattttggctgtttttgtcacttcgggtctttttgcagcttcaggacttcaatttaggtttttttttggtgacttcgggtcttttcgccgcttcaggatttaatttcattttttctagtgcctttgggtcttttcaccacttcaggatttaattttgtctgttttcatgacttcaggacttttcgctgcttcaggattgaatttaattttttctagtgacttcgggtctttttgccgcttcaggacttcaatttcgttggttttttttagtgatttttgggtcttttcgctggtTCTGGACTTCAACTtgagctgtttttgtgactttgggtctttttggtaCTTCATAAGGGCGACaaggcttcggcgctgtcaagggggggctcggatcttttgaaaagttcagcactgccagaCCCCCCTTCAGGCTCGAGCCCaatacacttgtaccccctgctGGGTGCCCTGTAGCTGCGCCTGAGAGAAGTGTAAAGGGAAAGtacacaactcccagaatgctctatgagagaCATGACATGAGGAGAGAATAGCGGCTGGGGAGTGTAATACAATGAATGCAGGTGGGTGAGTGATGTCACTGACTGGGGGAGGGGAGCTGTGCTCGGGGGAAACAGGAAGTCTGTGAGTCTGTGGGGGAAACTGGAACAAACCAAGTCTGTATAAAGTGAGGGACGGACTAACTGCACTGACTGCTGGGGAGAAAACTTCACTGTGATGGTTTAGGGAGAGGCAGGGGGGCCGAGGGTTTCTCCTGTCCTGTtgagtctgtctgtgtctgtctgtgtctgtctgagtctgtctgtctgtctgtctgtgtgtctgcacGGAGCACTGACTGAGACTGcacgggagggggagggagagaccTGCAGCCTGAGCTTTATACATCACTGCTAAAGTTATTTTTATCAAAAGCCACTTATtgtaatattgtgtgtgtgtgagtgtgtgtgcgagtgagagtgtgagtgagtgtgtgagtgtgtgtgcgagtgagagtgtgagtgagtgtgagtgagagtgtgagtgagtgtgcgagtgtgagtgagagtgtgagtgtgtgtgtgagtgtacatATCAACATGTGTcgggttatgaaagtctgaacacatttctggcagTTTTAgcgcaatgttttatgtgttattacagttttgctaatgaaagtgaattgccctttaagctttgagcctcaattctcccaagagacctgcttattagtgacgggcaaatctgaCCCTTTTCACTTCGCCAATGTATGTAGGcgtctcccattggagtctatgggcatattattggtggcaaaacttgCCAAAAAATTTCAATCAACACATCATAAATAGCTAAAATTGTATCTTTGCTGTTCttcaattgttacaaatgtatcaaagtacagctgctgagtattctgggctctctgccaattatttatgtcattattttaattacattaatttgtatctttttctgactgttcagtgcaggagatcaaagagaaaggaacatttcagtaacaaacctgggactgtgggctgagctgtcaaagtcGGGACTGTCCCTCAAAAAActagacagttgggaggtatgtatatatatatatatataatacacaaaagcaatcaatgtcttgtaaattatatccttataaacgtgactagtgatgtcatcagttataaacagtgagtagtgatgtcatttttgtcacatcactcctaaaacttgtgtattttaataaataaagttccccttgttggaaaatatgaggatattagaagtaacctctgagttccatgacctgtataactcagccttcagcctcgtactttatatagtcatgaaactcctcggtgacctataatatccttatatttatagggggtactttattcactatatatagagagataaggTGCATATCATAGACCGTTGTTACACCTGGTGGCCCCAGCAAAGAAGCaacacaagcaatgcagaagaacggcACTCGCAGGACTTGCTGAATCTCCCACAGGGACCTTCATCAGGAGTCAAACAGTGCAACCTGATGAAGGTCCCTatgggggaccgaaacgttgagcaaaataaacctttggaagattgattcagcaagtccagtgAGTGCAGTTCCAACGTTCCAGTCctcttttgggacctttttcatgcttgaaaaaggtcccaaagaggaccaaaacgttggaacTGCATGAGATGTATGTGAAATAGTAAAATgacatgggagattttgtaggatggtgtcagatGGACAGAACTCAGATGTAGTCACATGGTTTAAAATAATGGGATTGATAGAAAAATCTGAAGTGTCGGCAGGGAATGCTGTACCTGCATCCAACAAGATCAAATCTCATGATGTAGGGAAGTTTCTTAGATCCATGAACTAAACCcaccatccaactttatctgatccgacttACATTACAGCTCCGGGGTCCGATTTTGTAGGATCCTAGAAAGTCTTGTGGGTCAGATACAATCTAATCAAATCTCTTGTGTAGTCTAGATAAGtatgtacatatattatattcCATTGTTTCATCCCATGGTTCAAATTAAGGctgttccagtctctcattatcCCATGCTAATTAAGAGCCATTGATAAACATGTGTCTATGCTAATGAAGGTCGTTAGAGAACAAGAACTCATCAGCCTTCCTTTACTTATTGTGGGGAAACCTTTTTCCCAAAACAAAGGCACGGCCCATAGTTGTTTGTTGTAAGTAGTTGAAGCAGATCCAGGCTTGGGGGGATCCAAAATGGGATAAAAAGGTGTGAGAATGAGAGGTGAGTTAGTTTGGGGAAGAGACGTGTGGGTACAGGAGCTCTGCAGGCTAATGAGGAGACTCTGCCCAAGGACAGGTAACTAGATCAGTGTTTCCACTGATCCCCCCTGAATTCTGTGAATCCACTGGAGTCAGCTTGTGCTACTAACTAACGATTTACTTCCTCCCTTTTACATAATAGCTTGGATTAAAGAAGAGAAGCCACAGAAGATAATGATTATCTGATTCTTTGGGTAAAGACAAAAGGCCATTAAAAAATCCACGAATTGCAAAGAAAATTCCGTATCTGAATTCATAAAAACCTTTAGTGCAATGAGCATTCCAAACTCCCAGAAGGAACGTCGATCAGTGAAACAACATTATGACTGTCCAGAATGCGGGAAGAGATTCTTAGTAAAAAGCCGCCTCCATACTCACCAGAAAATTCACGCTGGGGAGAAACCTTATGAATGTGCAGAATGTGGGAAACGATTCTTGACAAAAGGCCAGCTTCATATTCACAAGCAAATTCACACTGGGGACAAACCATTctcctgtacagaatgtgggaaacgcTTCAGACTAAAAGAAATCCTTAAAGATCATCTAAAAACTCACACTGGGGTGAAACCGTACGTATGTACAGAATGTGGAAGAACCTTTTCAAAGAACAGCCACCTTCAGATCCACTTTAagactcacacaggggagaagTCCTTTCCTTgtgcagaatgtgggaaaagtttcaTCTCAAAGGTCTACCTTTCCAGCCATCAGaaaattcacacaggggagaaaccgtttccttgtacagaatgtgggaaaagattCCGTTTAAAGAGTGACCTTAACAGACACCACAGGactcacacgggagagaaacATTTCTCATGTAACAAATGTGGGAAAAAATTCTCTCGTAAAGAAAGTCTTCAACGACACATGCAAATTCACACCCCCAAACATGATTCGAGGGAAATAAAATGCCGCAAACTTGAAGATATCTGGTGATTTTCAGACATTTTCCTCCGAATCATCAactgtaggaaagctttgtgacTTGGTAGTatgaagtagaaagacatgatAACCTATTTATGAATCAAGGTTATTGTTCATCTCCTCATAAAAGCCATTTAAATTAGTCTGGTAAGATCTGTTGCtcataaaaccatgttggcacaaactcatagtttggcacttgataaagggcgtttgaggcccgaaacatgtagtgttttgtagctgctaataaacgACATTGTTGCAGATATTCtgccttggattgctctcctcattctacTAGTTACACAAACTCATCGTATTGTGATTTACATttaagtcaagtatcttatcccttaatacc is a window from the Xenopus laevis strain J_2021 chromosome 6L, Xenopus_laevis_v10.1, whole genome shotgun sequence genome containing:
- the LOC108719562 gene encoding oocyte zinc finger protein XlCOF6-like — its product is MSLPNSQEELPSVKKSYTCQECGKKFRRKTHLKSHQSVHTGETPFTCTECGKCFRLRESLQKHERIHTGEKPFMCTECGKCFRLNDAFQKHKRFHTGEKPYLCTECGKTFSLKIHLLSHQNIHTGIKPFVCTECGKWFSRKSHLQLHFTVHTGEKPFPCTECGKHFSAKYQLLTHQAIHTGVKPFMCTECGKSFSTNCRLKTHNRIHTGEKHFFCTECGTSFAKQHDLSVHLRVHAEEKRFTCVEFGKPYTKDRLEELVQSHVVREQELISLPLLIVGKPFSQNKGTAHSCLLQKAIKKSTNCKENSVSEFIKTFSAMSIPNSQKERRSVKQHYDCPECGKRFLVKSRLHTHQKIHAGEKPYECAECGKRFLTKGQLHIHKQIHTGDKPFSCTECGKRFRLKEILKDHLKTHTGVKPYVCTECGRTFSKNSHLQIHFKTHTGEKSFPCAECGKSFISKVYLSSHQKIHTGEKPFPCTECGKRFRLKSDLNRHHRTHTGEKHFSCNKCGKKFSRKESLQRHMQIHTPKHDSREIKCRKLEDIW